The following are from one region of the Stanieria cyanosphaera PCC 7437 genome:
- a CDS encoding DUF4079 domain-containing protein, with the protein MNLPSFLWLWKIAAWSMGLALATYGVLFFSGLGILSTRINRQARPASLRKFHIISGIVLCLLVLLLLAIGLVGTIGYYGSLGHSPHLIAGLTVVILVLLSGWSATQISPQKSWARLLHVGINLTLFVGFIFVSLTGWQVVQKYLP; encoded by the coding sequence TTGAATTTACCTTCTTTTCTTTGGCTGTGGAAAATAGCTGCTTGGTCAATGGGTTTAGCACTCGCAACTTATGGAGTGCTATTTTTTTCGGGTTTAGGAATTTTATCAACTCGAATTAATCGACAAGCGCGTCCTGCTTCCTTAAGAAAGTTTCATATTATTAGTGGGATAGTATTGTGTCTGCTTGTTTTACTGTTACTCGCGATCGGGCTAGTCGGAACGATAGGTTACTATGGTAGTCTGGGTCACTCGCCTCATTTGATTGCAGGTTTAACTGTGGTTATTTTAGTGTTGTTATCGGGTTGGAGTGCTACTCAAATTAGTCCACAAAAATCATGGGCGCGTTTACTTCATGTTGGGATAAATCTTACTTTATTTGTTGGTTTTATTTTTGTTTCTTTAACGGGTTGGCAAGTTGTTCAAAAATATTTGCCCTAA
- a CDS encoding DUF1830 domain-containing protein, whose product MSQILDPVPNNEKNTILCCYVNATSQIQVARITNIPNWYFERVVFPGQRLVFEAVRDALLEIHTGMMASAILSDTIPCERLCINEGQDSESEKPTQTESKTTENSTKNDRVNNNHQPTTNQFKTTVSVV is encoded by the coding sequence ATGTCTCAAATACTTGATCCGGTACCCAATAATGAAAAGAACACTATTTTGTGCTGCTATGTAAATGCAACTAGTCAAATCCAAGTAGCTCGAATTACTAATATTCCCAACTGGTATTTTGAAAGAGTTGTTTTTCCTGGACAAAGGCTAGTTTTTGAAGCTGTCCGAGATGCTTTATTGGAAATTCATACTGGCATGATGGCTAGTGCTATCTTGTCAGACACGATCCCATGTGAGCGTCTTTGTATTAATGAAGGTCAAGATTCTGAGTCAGAAAAACCAACTCAAACTGAGTCCAAAACAACAGAGAATTCAACTAAGAACGATCGCGTTAATAACAATCATCAACCTACAACAAATCAATTCAAAACTACTGTTAGTGTAGTTTAA